Proteins from a single region of Streptomyces spectabilis:
- a CDS encoding response regulator, whose product MTSVLIVDDQPLQRFGFRMLLESQDDMTVAGEGGSGADAVRMAAGLRPDVILMDIRMPDMDGIEATRRIVASGSSSRVLILTTFDLDEYAYAGLRAGASGFLIKDALPEELLSGIRAVATGDAVVAPRLTRRLLDAFADQLPTNGESPVDPASHPLLASLTDRERQILTVIGQGWTNTEIAARLHLAESTVKTHVGRILAKTGARDRVQAVILAYDTKLVRPA is encoded by the coding sequence GTGACCAGCGTCCTCATAGTCGACGACCAGCCCCTGCAACGCTTCGGCTTCCGCATGCTCCTGGAGAGCCAGGACGACATGACAGTGGCGGGCGAGGGCGGCAGCGGTGCCGACGCGGTCCGCATGGCCGCCGGCCTGCGCCCGGACGTCATCCTGATGGACATCCGCATGCCCGACATGGACGGCATCGAGGCCACCCGCCGCATCGTCGCGTCGGGCTCGTCCTCCCGCGTCCTCATCCTCACGACGTTCGACCTGGACGAGTACGCGTACGCGGGTCTGCGCGCGGGGGCCTCCGGCTTCCTCATCAAGGACGCGCTGCCGGAGGAGCTCCTGTCCGGCATCCGCGCGGTCGCCACCGGCGACGCGGTGGTGGCACCGCGCCTCACCCGCCGCCTCCTGGACGCCTTCGCGGACCAGCTGCCGACGAACGGCGAGAGCCCGGTCGACCCGGCCAGCCATCCACTGCTCGCCTCGCTGACGGACCGCGAACGCCAGATCCTCACGGTCATCGGCCAGGGCTGGACGAACACGGAGATCGCCGCGCGGCTGCACCTCGCCGAATCGACGGTGAAGACACATGTGGGCCGCATCCTCGCGAAGACGGGCGCACGCGACCGGGTGCAGGCGGTGATTCTGGCGTACGACACGAAGCTGGTACGCCCGGCCTGA
- a CDS encoding MarR family winged helix-turn-helix transcriptional regulator — MGDTPGPSEPTLEEQIAAYQREFQDLDPQVEKIVSALGRLNRRMNVAYGRQTATLGISNAEWEVLKALVLSGAPYRMGPGELAKRLGLTPAAMTHRIDRMVSEGLVTRERDESNRVRVIVELTGEGREKWLEAMRLATVFEEDLLQDLSASERGVLGEVLTRLLRRVEHAQPDAGGRLNDLD, encoded by the coding sequence ATGGGTGACACCCCCGGCCCCTCAGAGCCGACACTCGAAGAGCAGATCGCCGCGTACCAGCGCGAGTTCCAGGACCTCGATCCCCAGGTCGAGAAGATCGTCTCGGCCCTGGGCCGCCTCAACCGGCGGATGAACGTCGCCTACGGCCGCCAGACCGCGACCCTCGGCATCAGCAACGCCGAGTGGGAGGTCCTCAAGGCCCTGGTCCTCTCCGGCGCGCCCTACCGGATGGGCCCCGGCGAGCTGGCCAAGCGCCTCGGCCTCACGCCCGCCGCCATGACCCACCGCATCGACCGCATGGTGAGCGAGGGCCTGGTCACCAGGGAGCGCGACGAGTCCAACCGCGTACGCGTGATCGTGGAGCTCACCGGCGAGGGCCGGGAGAAGTGGCTGGAGGCGATGCGCCTGGCCACGGTCTTCGAGGAGGACCTCCTCCAGGACCTGTCCGCCTCCGAGCGGGGCGTCCTCGGCGAGGTGCTGACCCGGCTGCTGCGCCGCGTGGAGCACGCCCAGCCGGACGCGGGCGGGCGCCTCAACGACCTCGACTGA
- a CDS encoding MFS transporter, whose translation MGAAMRRIHVGNALSAFGLGFTVPFLYVYVAQVRDLGAVTAGLVLAAFAVAALIVLPFSGRAIDRRGPLPVLVAALLTAAVGAMSLGLASSAPLVLLSAGALGAGQAVMQPALATMIVECSTPDTRTRAFATQFFLQNLGLGVGGLIGGQLVKHERPSDFTLLFAIETVIFLVLVGVMLTARLPRSPRIADAAPQARGSMKDVFRNPVMLQLCVLGFVLFFACYGQFESGLSAYGVEAAGISPSTLGIALAANTGAIVIAQFAVLRFVERRKRSQVIAAVGLIWAVAWIAAGYAGVGHGSQAMATAAFISTYALFGIGETMLAPTVAPLVADLAPESMVGRYNSAFALVKQLALAVGPAVGGPMGATLHAPYIVTFLLFSLGITVLALRLGKHLTPAQNHPYAQKSRVVAQGAPEEAVTAHS comes from the coding sequence ATGGGCGCCGCGATGCGCCGGATCCACGTGGGCAACGCACTGAGCGCGTTCGGCCTCGGCTTTACCGTCCCCTTCCTGTACGTGTACGTGGCACAGGTCCGGGACCTCGGCGCCGTGACGGCGGGCCTCGTGCTCGCCGCCTTCGCGGTGGCCGCGCTCATCGTGCTGCCGTTCTCGGGCCGCGCCATCGACCGGCGCGGTCCGCTGCCCGTCCTCGTCGCCGCCCTGCTCACCGCCGCGGTCGGCGCGATGAGCCTCGGCCTGGCCAGCAGTGCTCCCCTGGTCCTGCTGTCCGCCGGTGCGCTCGGCGCGGGTCAGGCCGTCATGCAGCCCGCGCTCGCGACGATGATCGTCGAGTGCTCCACGCCGGACACCCGCACGCGCGCGTTCGCCACTCAGTTCTTCCTGCAGAACCTCGGCCTCGGCGTCGGCGGCCTCATCGGCGGCCAGCTCGTCAAGCACGAGCGGCCCAGTGACTTCACCCTGCTCTTCGCCATCGAGACCGTGATCTTCCTGGTGCTCGTCGGCGTCATGCTGACCGCGCGCCTGCCCCGCTCGCCGCGTATCGCGGACGCCGCGCCGCAGGCCCGGGGCAGCATGAAGGACGTCTTCCGCAACCCGGTGATGCTCCAGCTGTGCGTCCTCGGCTTCGTGCTGTTCTTCGCCTGCTACGGCCAGTTCGAGTCCGGCCTGTCCGCGTACGGCGTGGAGGCCGCGGGGATCTCGCCGTCGACGCTCGGCATCGCGCTCGCCGCCAACACCGGCGCGATCGTGATCGCCCAGTTCGCCGTCCTGCGGTTCGTCGAGCGCCGCAAGCGCTCGCAGGTGATCGCGGCCGTGGGCCTCATCTGGGCCGTGGCGTGGATCGCCGCGGGCTACGCGGGCGTCGGCCACGGCAGCCAGGCCATGGCCACCGCCGCCTTCATCTCGACGTACGCGCTCTTCGGGATCGGCGAGACCATGCTCGCGCCGACCGTGGCGCCGCTGGTCGCCGATCTGGCGCCGGAGTCGATGGTCGGCCGGTACAACTCGGCCTTCGCCCTGGTCAAGCAGCTCGCCCTGGCGGTCGGCCCGGCCGTGGGCGGCCCCATGGGCGCCACGCTGCACGCGCCGTACATCGTGACGTTCCTGCTCTTCTCGCTGGGCATCACGGTGCTCGCGCTGCGGCTCGGCAAGCACCTCACGCCGGCGCAGAACCACCCGTACGCCCAGAAGAGCCGGGTCGTCGCCCAGGGCGCACCGGAGGAAGCCGTGACCGCCCACTCCTAA